In Tenuifilum sp. 4138str, a single window of DNA contains:
- a CDS encoding GDCCVxC domain-containing (seleno)protein, which yields MNIILQSTITCPYCGYSKVETMPTDTCQYFYECTNCGKLLKPKPGDCCVFCSYGSVKCPPLQEQESKGQKGCSCCG from the coding sequence ATGAATATAATCCTGCAATCAACCATCACATGCCCGTATTGTGGATATAGCAAGGTTGAAACCATGCCTACCGACACCTGCCAGTACTTTTACGAATGCACCAACTGCGGGAAGCTGCTAAAACCCAAGCCTGGCGACTGCTGTGTATTCTGCTCATACGGCAGCGTAAAATGCCCACCCTTACAGGAGCAGGAGAGTAAGGGGCAAAAGGGTTGCAGCTGTTGCGGGTAA
- a CDS encoding mechanosensitive ion channel family protein, with product MKNLLKKIATLLMLTFSIASYGQTDVLVQGKDSLNNIVLHELNQKLAEVEQQRIADSIKKAELESQLLKLKTTDNLQKEELLQQLKSIEEKEKKRIEDKKAYIESLRKTAKGYPVIGPMNDTLFLIYSKIGASTPKERAINISRKIEKLYEDDFLKVDSILVMKSENTLDIVYGDIIIMSISENDAIWHGKSMPELAQSLKETIKKSIVEAKNQNSWLKLIARIGLVLLVIGIAWLMIWLVGKGYSKLLLFINSKKDKWLKNLAYKDYTFLTAEQELQVVLFLLKIFRWFVYAVLLYITLPIIFSIFPFSRTWADALFHLIWSPFKGVLVAVWEYLPNLFSILVIYFVMKYVIRFVKYIFHEIESEKLKISGFHADWAMPTYSIVKFLLYAFMFVLIFPYLPGSDSNIFKGVSVFIGVLFSLGSSSAIANMVAGLVITYMRPFKIGDRIKIGDVTGDVVEKTLLVTRVRTIKNEVITIPNSSVLNGNTTNYSSEAREKGLIIHTTVTIGYDVPWKNVHKALIDAALRTDLILDEPKPFVLQTSLDDFYVSYQINAYIREVGKQALIYSNLHQNIQDVFNERGIEILSPHYRAVRDGNMTTIPADYLPNDYKAPNFNVKLDDKDGK from the coding sequence ATGAAAAACTTATTAAAAAAAATAGCAACGTTGCTTATGCTCACATTCAGCATTGCATCTTATGGGCAAACTGATGTTTTAGTTCAAGGTAAAGACTCCCTGAATAATATCGTATTGCATGAGTTAAACCAAAAACTTGCCGAAGTTGAGCAACAGCGAATTGCTGATTCGATTAAAAAGGCTGAATTGGAATCTCAACTACTTAAATTGAAAACAACTGACAACCTTCAAAAAGAAGAATTGCTGCAACAGCTAAAATCAATTGAAGAAAAGGAGAAAAAAAGAATAGAAGATAAAAAAGCATATATTGAATCGTTACGTAAAACCGCCAAAGGTTATCCTGTGATAGGGCCAATGAATGACACTCTTTTTCTTATCTACTCAAAAATTGGAGCATCAACCCCGAAAGAGAGAGCAATAAACATAAGTAGAAAAATAGAAAAACTTTACGAAGATGATTTTTTAAAAGTTGATTCTATTCTGGTCATGAAATCGGAAAACACCCTCGATATTGTTTATGGCGATATTATAATAATGAGTATTTCAGAGAACGATGCAATATGGCATGGTAAAAGCATGCCCGAATTAGCCCAATCATTAAAAGAAACCATAAAAAAATCCATAGTTGAAGCTAAAAATCAGAATAGCTGGTTAAAACTTATTGCAAGGATTGGTCTGGTACTACTCGTAATTGGGATTGCTTGGTTAATGATTTGGCTGGTTGGCAAAGGTTATTCAAAACTTTTATTATTTATCAACTCTAAAAAAGATAAATGGCTTAAGAACTTGGCCTACAAGGATTATACATTTTTAACAGCTGAACAGGAATTGCAAGTTGTTTTATTTTTATTAAAGATATTCCGTTGGTTCGTTTATGCGGTTTTACTTTATATCACCTTACCCATTATTTTCAGCATCTTCCCATTCTCGCGCACATGGGCAGATGCACTTTTTCATCTTATCTGGTCTCCATTCAAAGGGGTTTTAGTAGCTGTTTGGGAATACTTGCCCAACCTGTTCAGCATCCTCGTTATTTACTTTGTAATGAAGTATGTAATACGCTTTGTAAAGTATATTTTTCATGAAATTGAATCTGAAAAGCTAAAAATATCGGGCTTTCATGCCGATTGGGCAATGCCGACCTACAGTATTGTAAAATTCCTGCTCTATGCATTTATGTTTGTTTTAATATTTCCTTATTTGCCTGGTTCTGATTCAAATATTTTCAAAGGAGTCTCTGTATTTATTGGAGTTCTGTTTTCTTTGGGTTCATCATCCGCCATTGCAAATATGGTTGCCGGATTGGTAATAACTTACATGCGACCTTTTAAAATAGGCGACCGAATAAAGATTGGTGATGTTACAGGTGATGTGGTTGAAAAAACGCTATTAGTTACAAGGGTTAGGACTATTAAGAATGAAGTTATTACAATCCCAAATTCATCAGTTCTTAACGGCAACACAACAAATTATAGCAGCGAAGCAAGGGAAAAGGGATTAATCATTCACACGACTGTAACCATTGGATACGATGTACCCTGGAAAAATGTGCATAAGGCTTTGATTGATGCAGCATTGAGAACAGATTTGATACTTGATGAGCCAAAACCTTTTGTTCTACAAACCAGCCTAGATGATTTCTATGTTTCGTACCAAATAAACGCATATATAAGAGAAGTTGGAAAGCAGGCATTAATATATTCAAACTTGCACCAAAATATTCAGGATGTATTTAATGAAAGAGGTATTGAAATCCTTTCACCACACTATCGTGCAGTGAGGGACGGAAATATGACAACTATTCCTGCTGACTATTTGCCAAATGACTATAAAGCACCTAATTTTAATGTAAAGTTGGATGACAAGGATGGTAAATAA
- a CDS encoding ArnT family glycosyltransferase — MITRKTLKDIRFWIFVLFIIRLIGITNPPLEVGHNWRQTTVIMVARNFLEVDNNIFYPRIDIAGEKSGITGMEFPLLNYLIYIIAKIFGYQHWYGRLINLIISSIGLFYFYKLIRKYFSEQVAFPSTIVLAVSIWFQFSRKIMPDTFSMSLITASIFFGSNYLENTLSKNNSLNLICYGVLMPLGVLSKLPSGFLLVIFVFFLFDRSIPIKRKVIFSTVSLIGVLPVIVWYYYWVPYLVDKYGFWHFFMGKGISQGFNEILLNINETLSKFYDTALKFIGFGVFLFGLGYSFIKSDSKILYLFILTFISFSIIILKAGFTFSHHNYYIIPFVPVMALVAGYGLSKIKYSKLAIILLIAISVEGIANQQHDFRIKEKDMHLLNLEKDLDSMSFRNDLIIINSGSYPTPMYFAHRKGWVNTNDKIRDEEYIMSLKGKGLKYIVILKRSFGTATSLNRYRKVLENEDYSIYEL, encoded by the coding sequence ATGATTACAAGAAAAACATTGAAGGATATACGATTCTGGATATTTGTATTATTCATCATCAGACTGATTGGTATCACAAATCCACCCTTGGAGGTTGGACATAATTGGCGACAGACTACCGTTATTATGGTTGCAAGAAACTTCCTGGAAGTTGACAACAATATTTTTTATCCAAGAATTGATATTGCGGGGGAAAAATCAGGTATTACTGGAATGGAATTTCCATTGCTAAATTATTTGATTTACATAATAGCTAAGATTTTTGGTTATCAACATTGGTATGGACGTTTAATAAATTTGATTATTTCTAGTATAGGACTTTTTTACTTTTACAAACTCATAAGGAAATATTTTTCCGAGCAAGTTGCCTTCCCTTCTACGATAGTATTAGCTGTTTCTATATGGTTTCAATTTTCGAGAAAAATAATGCCGGATACTTTTTCCATGTCATTAATAACTGCAAGTATTTTTTTTGGGAGTAATTATTTGGAAAATACTTTAAGTAAGAATAATTCTTTGAATTTAATTTGTTATGGAGTATTAATGCCTTTGGGAGTATTATCAAAACTGCCCTCAGGTTTCTTACTTGTTATTTTTGTTTTTTTTCTTTTCGATAGGAGTATTCCGATAAAAAGAAAAGTAATTTTTTCTACTGTCTCGTTAATTGGGGTTTTACCTGTAATTGTCTGGTACTACTATTGGGTACCTTATCTTGTTGATAAATACGGATTTTGGCATTTCTTCATGGGAAAGGGGATTAGTCAAGGTTTTAATGAAATTTTACTGAACATAAACGAAACGTTGAGTAAATTTTATGATACTGCATTGAAATTTATAGGTTTTGGTGTTTTTTTGTTTGGATTAGGTTATTCATTTATAAAAAGTGATTCGAAGATTTTATATTTGTTTATACTGACTTTTATAAGTTTCTCCATAATTATACTCAAAGCTGGATTTACATTTTCACATCACAACTATTATATAATTCCATTCGTTCCAGTAATGGCTCTGGTTGCAGGCTATGGCTTATCCAAAATTAAGTATTCAAAATTAGCCATAATTTTATTGATTGCAATATCAGTAGAAGGCATTGCTAATCAACAACATGATTTTAGAATTAAAGAAAAAGACATGCATTTGTTAAATCTAGAAAAAGACCTTGATAGCATGTCGTTTCGGAATGATTTAATAATAATTAATAGTGGTAGTTATCCAACACCAATGTATTTTGCACATAGAAAGGGTTGGGTTAATACTAATGATAAAATAAGGGATGAAGAATATATTATGTCATTGAAAGGCAAGGGACTTAAATATATTGTAATTTTAAAAAGAAGCTTTGGAACTGCAACTTCACTAAATCGCTATAGAAAGGTTTTAGAAAATGAAGATTATAGCATTTATGAACTATAG
- a CDS encoding ion transporter, with protein sequence MTRMVNKYRLYQIVFESDTKAGKRFDILLLWCILLSILIAVLDSVPYLNLIYKNEFYTIEWVFTVIFSIEYFMRIYISPKPIRYIFSYWGIIDLLAILPTYVSLFFYGYHYLLVVRILRLLRVFRILKLVRFNREAIFLLRALRASSYKIGIFFSAVLTIVILLGTIMYVVENGENGFTSIPQSIYWAIITVTTVGYGDIVPHTILGKFISSLAMIIGYAIIAVPTGIITVEMSKSSEKNKICPQCNTNNIETSNYCTNCGSMLKKN encoded by the coding sequence ATGACAAGGATGGTAAATAAATATCGTCTTTACCAAATCGTTTTTGAGAGCGACACAAAAGCTGGCAAGCGTTTTGACATTTTGTTGCTTTGGTGTATTTTACTTAGCATTCTCATTGCAGTATTAGACAGTGTTCCATACTTAAACCTGATCTATAAAAATGAATTTTACACTATAGAATGGGTCTTTACTGTTATATTTAGCATTGAATATTTTATGCGAATATACATAAGTCCCAAGCCAATTCGCTATATTTTTAGTTATTGGGGTATAATTGATTTGCTTGCAATTCTTCCAACCTATGTAAGTTTGTTCTTTTACGGTTATCATTATCTGCTTGTAGTACGAATATTGCGTTTGCTTAGGGTTTTCAGAATTCTAAAGCTTGTTCGTTTCAATCGCGAAGCTATATTTTTATTGAGAGCATTAAGAGCAAGTTCCTACAAAATCGGGATATTCTTTTCGGCAGTGCTTACTATAGTCATTCTTTTAGGCACAATTATGTATGTTGTTGAGAATGGCGAAAACGGTTTTACCAGCATCCCTCAAAGTATTTATTGGGCAATAATTACTGTTACAACCGTGGGCTATGGCGATATTGTTCCTCATACAATTTTAGGAAAATTCATTTCATCTCTTGCCATGATAATTGGTTATGCAATAATAGCTGTTCCAACAGGGATTATTACCGTAGAAATGTCAAAATCGTCAGAAAAGAATAAAATATGTCCTCAATGTAATACTAATAATATTGAAACTTCAAATTATTGTACAAACTGCGGTTCAATGTTAAAAAAGAATTAG